One window of Diabrotica undecimpunctata isolate CICGRU chromosome 8, icDiaUnde3, whole genome shotgun sequence genomic DNA carries:
- the Daao1 gene encoding D-aspartate oxidase: MSDLKIAVVGSGIIGLTTGIELLKSVNNAEITIIAEGFNTDTCSWAAAGIFRPGHGFTGPNREITQKWIDDSFYYWKNIRDSVDAAEAGVTEISGYTFSNREKSIVRNAFIEKLVPIYRKATEKELTTLCPDTYKYGSFYKTLVTDSTVHLPWATNKFKSLGGKVLNRHVDNLVSLGDQYDIVVNCSGLGAKKLCNDPHLTPIRGQVIKVNAPWLKMFFYAESDTYIIPGFNHVTLGGTRQYDSYNSEVDKYDGMSIRERCERLVPSLKPATEVRQVVGLRPHRTIVRVEKEILLTAGGKKVKVVHNYGHGGYGVTTAPGTALYACDLVKEIWAGTSKL, from the exons ATGAGCGATTTAAAAATAGCTGTTGTCGGTTCTGGTATAATAGGCCTGACGACCGGAATTGAGTTATTGAAGAGTGTCAATAATGCAGAAATTACTATCATAGCCGAAGGCTTCAATACAGATACCTGCAGTTGGGCAGCAGCAGGAATATTTCGACCAGGTCACGGTTTTACGGGGCCCAATAGGGAAATTACTCA AAAGTGGATAGACGATTCATTTTATTATTGGAAAAATATAAGAGATAGTGTTGACGCTGCAGAAGCAGGTGTAACAGAAATTTCAGGGTACACATTTTCAAATAGAGAGAAAAGTATCGTTAGG AATGCTTTTATTGAGAAGCTAGTACCCATTTACAGGAAAGCAACCGAAAAAGAATTAACAACGTTGTGCCCAGATACTTACAAATATGGATCGTTTTATAAAACACTTGTTACAGACTCTACCGTTCATCTGCCATGGGCAACAAACAAGTTTAAGTCTTTAGGGGGAAAAGTATTAAATCGGCATGTTGATAATTTGGTATCTTTGGGAGATCAGTATGACATTGTGGTGAACTGTTCTGGTTTAGGGGCAAAAAAATTATGCAATGATCCACATCTGACTCCAATAAGGGGACAAGTTATAAAG GTGAATGCCCCATGGCTAAAAATGTTCTTCTACGCTGAAAGCGATACCTACATAATTCCAGGTTTTAATCACGTTACGCTTGGTGGAACACGCCAGTACGATTCATATAATTCAGAAGTAGACAAATACGATGGAATGTCGATAAGGGAGAGATGTGAGAGATTAGTACCTAGTTTAAAACCAGCCACCGAAGTACGACAGGTTGTAGGTTTGCGTCCTCATCGAACAATTGTAAGAGTTGAGAAGGAAATTTTACTTACTGCAGGTGGAAAAAAAGTAAAGGTTGTACATAATTATGGTCACGGTGGTTACGGAGTAACTACTGCTCCAGGAACAGCGTTATATGCTTGTGACTTAGTAAAAGAGATATGGGCTGGAACCAGCAAGCTATAG